In Nitrospira sp., one genomic interval encodes:
- a CDS encoding tetratricopeptide repeat protein: MRFEKKSPLKSDKKVPPKTPKKGVVGYNKKSALLEDAITQMNAGKYGRASSVLKELLALDPQNAEARRLFATLHLRLGSLLSARTAFEALAREAMERQDYWLAESLLREYLAAGPRCVPFLEMLGNVYEAKGDVMAAVAEYGKAVEVLLEDPDSERPTHAGDLYERIRSLAAGSPVAFRLAAMFDSVTGQALPPTAQALVPATDANGDIAVQATDNQADHAEAVPLVEATEDLSLPSPTEPVAAVLPEEALAKVDPSPVAMESMGASAQLPSADSEPMVAEQPIDPPFPAQDYVEDQPVEVSVPVVEAVSAVPEPPSIPVADLPDAPATVPEPAQESTVVPFTIQREPSQQPIATPSSTPGPMPWDQVEEASPMPPPQAERTPPTATGAGDQPVPEVTSSGLTWDEILAAVAAMKSSAEPAQPEMTHESEPSAVTVQASEAGPEPEFKILEGSQAPDSASSVVVPEPAAASVSVETTADGFRILDEEDRSRVEEPAGPIVEPAAEAVPETIPEQSSAGEPAVSLEFIERVEAETPVPAEPEPEPELSVPETRETEAMIHLEPVAPAAPVAPIETPLEVEEEPIAISVPSITEESMPATLTLERSTQEVISNEMPSSAEAEPTASKPESDAGLHILWDAYRSAPLLEQTESVTSAPPLAVEQASAEVSEAAVSAEAPSGERPELVAISATDVLEAVTAQPAKHGAGAARRIGEALATVVRTGFSTTRSMVLLSLTLVGFVVAVTLCGIGGLAATWFFLEEQPSAAYRAMTAVPQRILQEPHKNGYFLLLGFGAASSQDAVQAGLDRRVEDADQALAEACLSGEGSASSRAGGSANGTMTTWWKGSDPAAQMRTAAADVKSWASAADVSLARYRQWLTMPFEDWGYGQAISPNCGLILQAHRLYLAEGFAQDPDTGLARLETDAAAWRTVLGHAKTLPVKLLASDALNEDLAVASGLLLRPDLEDRQISRLAKLARPLEQAELSIRWPMQSRLVLAAQTIDEEVAQDKKGGRPLYASIAAALPLPKQRRLNAYVEYYEAAEKAAAEGRVADLPKPAQFVRTSPYGLADVVVNPIEGVIGLDPLPTWDTFAGRIWETEARLRLTSLQAWLRRTPPEQELLARLAKAGQGHYDPFTGFPMLVHLKKGLLYSVGRDLKDNEAQDHADVVVQIPRSAWTGAKRAGDSAKGK, from the coding sequence GTGCGATTCGAGAAAAAATCTCCCCTCAAGTCGGATAAAAAAGTTCCTCCCAAGACGCCGAAAAAGGGCGTGGTCGGCTACAACAAGAAGTCGGCTCTCCTGGAGGACGCCATCACGCAAATGAACGCCGGCAAGTATGGCCGCGCCTCCTCGGTGCTGAAAGAGCTGCTCGCCCTCGATCCCCAGAATGCCGAAGCCCGCCGCCTCTTCGCCACGCTCCATCTGCGCCTGGGGAGCCTTCTGAGCGCCAGGACGGCCTTCGAGGCCTTGGCGCGCGAGGCGATGGAGCGCCAAGACTACTGGCTGGCCGAGTCCCTCTTGCGCGAATACCTCGCTGCCGGCCCGCGGTGCGTCCCCTTTCTCGAAATGTTGGGAAATGTGTATGAGGCGAAGGGCGATGTCATGGCGGCGGTGGCCGAATATGGCAAGGCGGTGGAGGTGTTGCTGGAGGACCCCGACAGCGAGCGACCGACCCATGCCGGCGACCTCTATGAACGGATTCGCTCTCTGGCGGCGGGAAGCCCGGTTGCCTTCCGTCTGGCTGCCATGTTTGACAGTGTGACGGGTCAGGCGTTGCCGCCGACGGCACAGGCTTTGGTTCCGGCGACCGATGCGAATGGAGACATCGCCGTTCAGGCCACGGACAACCAGGCCGATCACGCTGAAGCGGTCCCGCTGGTGGAAGCAACGGAAGACCTGTCTTTGCCTTCTCCGACGGAGCCGGTCGCGGCAGTATTGCCGGAAGAGGCCCTGGCTAAGGTAGACCCCAGCCCTGTTGCGATGGAGTCGATGGGCGCGTCCGCCCAGCTGCCGTCGGCCGACAGCGAGCCGATGGTGGCGGAGCAGCCGATCGATCCGCCGTTCCCGGCTCAAGACTACGTGGAAGACCAGCCGGTCGAGGTTTCCGTGCCCGTGGTCGAAGCAGTCTCAGCGGTGCCTGAGCCTCCCTCCATTCCGGTCGCCGACCTCCCAGATGCGCCGGCGACAGTGCCCGAACCGGCGCAAGAATCGACTGTGGTGCCGTTCACGATCCAGCGCGAACCCAGCCAACAACCGATTGCTACTCCCTCCTCCACTCCGGGTCCCATGCCGTGGGACCAAGTCGAAGAAGCCTCTCCCATGCCGCCGCCACAAGCGGAGAGGACGCCTCCTACCGCAACGGGGGCGGGAGACCAACCTGTTCCTGAGGTGACTTCGTCGGGGCTGACGTGGGATGAGATTCTGGCGGCGGTGGCCGCGATGAAATCGTCGGCTGAGCCCGCACAGCCTGAGATGACCCATGAGTCGGAACCGTCGGCGGTAACTGTCCAGGCATCCGAGGCGGGGCCTGAGCCGGAGTTCAAAATCCTCGAAGGCTCACAAGCGCCGGACAGCGCCTCCTCGGTGGTGGTTCCGGAGCCGGCCGCCGCATCGGTGTCTGTCGAGACCACGGCAGACGGCTTCCGCATTTTGGACGAAGAGGATCGATCCAGGGTCGAAGAGCCTGCAGGACCGATCGTGGAGCCCGCGGCTGAGGCTGTCCCGGAGACAATACCTGAACAATCCTCCGCGGGAGAGCCGGCGGTGTCTCTTGAGTTCATAGAGAGGGTGGAGGCAGAGACGCCCGTGCCGGCTGAACCGGAACCGGAGCCGGAACTCTCGGTCCCGGAGACCCGCGAAACAGAGGCGATGATCCATCTCGAACCTGTGGCCCCCGCCGCCCCCGTCGCTCCGATCGAAACGCCGCTGGAAGTAGAGGAAGAACCGATCGCTATCTCGGTTCCTTCAATTACAGAGGAGAGCATGCCTGCGACGCTCACCCTGGAGCGTTCGACTCAGGAAGTGATTTCGAATGAAATGCCGAGCTCCGCCGAGGCCGAGCCGACGGCATCGAAGCCGGAGTCCGATGCAGGCCTCCACATCCTCTGGGATGCCTACCGATCCGCGCCCCTGCTTGAGCAGACGGAATCCGTGACCAGTGCTCCGCCGCTAGCGGTGGAACAGGCTTCGGCTGAGGTCTCGGAAGCTGCTGTCTCCGCGGAGGCCCCTTCCGGCGAACGGCCTGAGCTTGTCGCGATTTCAGCGACGGATGTCTTGGAAGCCGTGACCGCGCAGCCGGCGAAGCACGGAGCGGGTGCAGCCCGGCGCATCGGTGAAGCGCTCGCTACGGTGGTACGTACCGGTTTCAGCACCACCAGGTCCATGGTCCTGCTCTCGCTGACCCTGGTCGGTTTTGTTGTGGCCGTGACCCTGTGTGGCATCGGTGGGTTGGCAGCCACCTGGTTCTTCCTCGAAGAACAACCGAGCGCAGCCTATCGCGCCATGACGGCGGTGCCTCAGCGGATTTTGCAGGAGCCGCATAAGAATGGCTACTTCCTGCTGCTCGGCTTTGGAGCGGCTTCGTCCCAAGACGCCGTGCAGGCGGGCCTCGATCGACGTGTTGAGGATGCCGACCAGGCCCTGGCGGAGGCCTGTCTCTCGGGGGAGGGGAGCGCGTCGAGCCGGGCCGGCGGATCTGCGAATGGGACCATGACCACGTGGTGGAAAGGGTCTGATCCAGCGGCACAGATGCGGACCGCGGCGGCCGACGTGAAGTCGTGGGCGTCGGCGGCCGATGTGTCTTTGGCGCGGTATCGCCAATGGCTGACTATGCCGTTTGAAGACTGGGGCTACGGGCAGGCCATCAGTCCGAATTGCGGGCTGATCCTCCAGGCCCATCGACTCTATCTGGCGGAAGGATTTGCGCAGGATCCGGACACGGGGCTGGCGAGGTTGGAAACTGATGCCGCGGCTTGGCGTACCGTGTTGGGACATGCCAAGACGCTTCCCGTGAAGTTGTTGGCCAGTGACGCCCTCAATGAGGACCTGGCCGTTGCGAGCGGGTTGCTGTTGAGGCCGGACCTTGAAGATCGTCAGATCAGTCGGCTCGCCAAACTCGCGCGGCCGTTGGAACAGGCCGAGCTGTCGATCCGGTGGCCCATGCAGAGTCGGTTGGTGTTGGCCGCTCAGACGATCGACGAAGAGGTGGCGCAGGACAAGAAGGGCGGGCGTCCGTTGTACGCCTCCATCGCGGCGGCCCTGCCGTTGCCCAAACAACGGCGACTGAACGCCTACGTGGAATACTACGAAGCCGCCGAGAAGGCTGCGGCCGAAGGGCGAGTGGCCGATCTGCCGAAGCCCGCACAGTTTGTGCGAACCTCGCCCTACGGCCTTGCCGACGTCGTGGTGAATCCGATCGAGGGGGTCATCGGGCTGGATCCGCTCCCGACGTGGGATACTTTTGCCGGTCGAATCTGGGAAACGGAAGCGCGGCTGCGCCTGACCTCCTTGCAGGCGTGGCTGCGCCGGACGCCGCCTGAACAGGAGTTGCTCGCCCGATTGGCGAAGGCCGGCCAAGGTCACTACGATCCCTTCACGGGGTTCCCGATGTTGGTCCACCTGAAGAAGGGCCTCCTGTATAGCGTCGGACGTGATCTGAAGGACAACGAGGCTCAGGATCATGCAGACGTGGTCGTGCAGATTCCACGGAGTGCATGGACCGGCGCCAAGCGAGCCGGTGACTCGGCGAAGGGTAAATAG
- a CDS encoding RNA polymerase sigma factor, translated as MDRFLAGVERRAFRMAQLATGNDDEALDLVQDAMLTLVRRYRHRDEGEWGPLFHCILQSRIRDWYRRARVRNRWRDFLHRPQDGDDADDPLDQVPDRGAAQPDEELTRKRACMALERALHNLPLRQQQAFLLRIWEDLDVAQTAKAMGCSEGSVKTHLFRALQVLRRHVGEHWP; from the coding sequence ATGGACCGCTTCCTGGCGGGAGTCGAGCGCCGAGCCTTCCGCATGGCCCAGCTGGCCACGGGAAATGACGACGAGGCTCTGGACCTCGTGCAGGATGCCATGCTGACCCTCGTGCGTCGGTATCGTCATCGTGACGAGGGAGAATGGGGGCCGCTGTTCCATTGCATTTTGCAGAGCCGGATTCGCGATTGGTATCGTCGAGCCAGGGTGCGCAATCGGTGGCGGGATTTTTTGCATCGCCCTCAGGACGGCGACGATGCCGACGATCCGCTGGATCAGGTTCCTGATCGGGGGGCGGCGCAGCCGGACGAGGAACTCACGCGCAAACGCGCCTGCATGGCGTTGGAGCGTGCCCTGCACAATTTGCCGTTGCGGCAGCAGCAGGCCTTTCTGCTTCGGATTTGGGAGGATCTGGATGTGGCACAAACGGCCAAGGCCATGGGCTGTTCGGAGGGCAGCGTCAAAACCCATTTGTTTCGTGCGCTGCAGGTCTTGAGGCGACACGTGGGAGAACATTGGCCATGA
- a CDS encoding DUF3619 family protein: MKDCSDEETDRLARAAKQMLDHSAQDLDPWTIGRLQRARLQALDKASRRRPWLVWAWGTAAFASLVAVVSVMWWTSSAGLHSSNLPLLEDLELVRSSENLELSEDLDFYDWLAEGPPTTG; encoded by the coding sequence ATGAAGGACTGCTCGGATGAAGAGACGGATCGGCTGGCTCGGGCTGCGAAGCAGATGCTCGATCATAGCGCGCAAGACCTCGATCCTTGGACCATTGGGCGGTTGCAACGTGCCAGACTGCAGGCGCTGGACAAGGCGTCGCGTCGACGCCCCTGGTTGGTCTGGGCCTGGGGAACGGCAGCCTTCGCGTCGCTGGTGGCGGTCGTGTCTGTCATGTGGTGGACCTCTTCCGCAGGGTTGCACTCTTCCAACCTGCCTTTGCTGGAAGACTTGGAATTGGTCCGGTCTTCGGAAAATTTGGAGCTGTCGGAGGATCTCGATTTTTATGATTGGCTGGCCGAAGGCCCTCCTACGACCGGATAG
- a CDS encoding DUF3106 domain-containing protein, which translates to MIGWPKALLRPDSATRWLLASVLWAATGTAVALAQGDRAGVPWNQLTPGEQQLLQRFSETWDQFPPRKQERLRRGAQQWGTMTSEERQEAKQRFKQWRSLPPEQQQQLRERYQRYRQWPPEQRESVRNARQWFKSLPPEERKALREKFRTMTPEERKAYKRELRRRYESQGSVIEPHDQSTPPTDHPASGQ; encoded by the coding sequence ATGATTGGCTGGCCGAAGGCCCTCCTACGACCGGATAGCGCGACGAGGTGGCTGCTCGCAAGCGTGCTCTGGGCGGCCACAGGCACGGCCGTCGCTCTGGCCCAGGGAGACCGGGCGGGGGTGCCCTGGAACCAGTTGACCCCCGGAGAGCAGCAACTGCTGCAGCGGTTCAGTGAGACATGGGACCAGTTCCCCCCTCGCAAGCAGGAACGGCTGCGCAGAGGTGCTCAGCAGTGGGGCACGATGACGTCGGAAGAACGCCAGGAGGCCAAGCAGCGGTTCAAACAATGGCGCTCGCTTCCACCGGAGCAGCAGCAACAACTCCGCGAGCGGTACCAACGGTACCGGCAATGGCCGCCCGAGCAGCGGGAATCGGTGCGGAATGCCCGTCAATGGTTCAAGTCCCTGCCGCCCGAAGAGCGTAAGGCGTTGCGAGAGAAGTTCCGGACCATGACACCTGAGGAGCGCAAGGCCTATAAACGGGAACTCCGTCGCCGATATGAAAGTCAAGGTAGTGTGATCGAACCGCACGATCAATCAACTCCGCCCACCGATCATCCCGCCTCCGGCCAGTGA
- a CDS encoding TIGR00266 family protein has protein sequence MKSEILYPGAFPMVRVYLNDGETVKAESGAMVAASPTIDIESKMEGGFLGALSRKMLSGEKFFFQTLRAGRGAGEVLLAPTVPGEIVVLDLDGVNEYMVQKDGFLAGAEGVKIESKMQSLTRGLLGGEGLFILKISGLGQLILNSFGAIHKIELKPGEEYIVDNSHLVAWSSTTTYNIEKASSGWIASLTSGEGLVCRFRGPGVVYIQSRNPGSFGAWIRQFIPVSE, from the coding sequence ATGAAGAGTGAGATCCTCTATCCGGGCGCGTTTCCGATGGTGCGGGTGTATTTGAACGACGGGGAGACGGTGAAGGCGGAATCGGGCGCCATGGTCGCAGCCTCGCCGACGATCGACATCGAGAGCAAGATGGAAGGCGGCTTCTTGGGCGCGCTGTCCCGCAAAATGCTGAGCGGAGAAAAATTTTTCTTCCAAACGCTCAGGGCCGGCCGCGGAGCCGGCGAAGTATTGTTGGCGCCGACGGTGCCGGGCGAGATCGTCGTGCTGGATCTCGACGGCGTCAACGAATATATGGTGCAAAAAGACGGCTTCCTTGCCGGCGCGGAAGGCGTCAAGATCGAAAGCAAGATGCAAAGCTTGACGCGGGGCCTGCTGGGAGGAGAAGGCCTGTTTATTCTAAAGATCAGCGGCCTCGGTCAACTCATCCTGAACAGTTTCGGTGCCATTCACAAAATCGAGTTGAAGCCGGGCGAGGAATACATCGTCGACAACAGCCACTTGGTAGCCTGGAGCTCGACGACGACCTACAACATCGAGAAGGCCTCATCCGGCTGGATTGCCAGTTTGACGTCCGGGGAAGGGCTTGTCTGTCGGTTTCGCGGTCCCGGGGTGGTCTACATTCAAAGCCGGAATCCCGGCAGCTTTGGGGCGTGGATCAGGCAATTCATCCCCGTCTCAGAATAG
- a CDS encoding M48 family metallopeptidase, whose protein sequence is MNAIANALCFGERLPASGAPCHVALSPEGISLRPADGGEVMEESVAFAALSVAAGGLDHDQLVLSWGSGLSARTLYLKDPALILAFRRAAPPELTAHVEQAAAEVRRARHRHRTIWSVVTAVIVGLGLFFWLGSDVVVEWAVARIPIEWEQKLGEAVYQDFLAKETVVKQGPALEAVQEITRRLTDKIPNNPYHFQVTVVQSPVVNAFALPGGYVVVFTGLMQKAESGEEVAGVLSHELNHVLQRHAMERMVQMVGLAAVVSILVGDQQGLIGLARQLGLELATLKFGREQETEADLTGLKLLSEARVAPEGMITFFERLSEKDAARIELFSTHPMSAARAERLKAELATLPKRSPEPFTFEWKRVQDSLAKNDSAK, encoded by the coding sequence ATGAATGCCATTGCCAACGCGCTCTGTTTCGGAGAGAGGCTACCGGCATCCGGGGCGCCTTGCCACGTGGCGTTGTCGCCGGAGGGAATCAGCCTGCGTCCGGCGGATGGGGGAGAGGTCATGGAGGAATCCGTGGCCTTTGCCGCCCTATCGGTGGCTGCAGGAGGGTTGGACCATGATCAGCTTGTCTTGTCCTGGGGAAGCGGCCTGTCGGCCCGCACCCTCTATCTGAAAGATCCCGCGTTGATTCTGGCCTTTCGCCGCGCGGCGCCGCCCGAATTGACGGCGCACGTGGAGCAAGCGGCGGCGGAGGTCCGGCGCGCGCGCCATCGGCATCGGACCATCTGGAGTGTGGTGACTGCGGTGATCGTCGGACTCGGCCTGTTCTTCTGGCTCGGGTCGGATGTAGTGGTCGAATGGGCGGTCGCGCGGATTCCCATCGAATGGGAGCAGAAACTCGGTGAGGCGGTCTATCAGGACTTCTTGGCCAAGGAGACGGTAGTCAAACAAGGGCCGGCGCTGGAGGCCGTACAGGAAATCACCCGCCGCCTGACGGACAAGATTCCCAACAACCCCTATCACTTTCAGGTAACAGTCGTCCAAAGCCCGGTCGTGAATGCCTTTGCCTTGCCCGGCGGGTATGTCGTGGTCTTCACGGGGCTGATGCAGAAGGCGGAGAGCGGCGAGGAGGTGGCGGGAGTCTTGAGCCACGAGTTGAACCATGTGTTGCAGCGCCACGCCATGGAACGCATGGTGCAAATGGTGGGATTGGCCGCGGTGGTCAGTATTCTCGTGGGCGACCAGCAAGGGTTGATCGGATTGGCGAGACAGCTCGGTCTTGAACTCGCCACCTTGAAGTTCGGGCGGGAGCAGGAGACGGAGGCGGACCTGACCGGTCTCAAGCTGTTGTCCGAGGCGCGCGTGGCTCCGGAGGGCATGATTACCTTTTTCGAGCGCCTGTCCGAAAAGGATGCGGCCCGCATCGAGCTGTTCTCGACCCATCCCATGAGCGCCGCGCGGGCGGAACGGCTGAAGGCCGAATTGGCCACCTTGCCGAAGCGAAGCCCCGAACCCTTCACGTTCGAGTGGAAGCGAGTCCAAGACTCGCTGGCGAAGAACGATTCCGCGAAATGA
- a CDS encoding protein trl: protein MKRMLMSLGIVAFAASLYGCSSYGGYTQPAGIHPHGWIFSETTSGSILNDNGATPSKTGRSCGTSILGMVGTGDTTVEAAMNNGGIKKVVYTEQYIKNILGLYIEVCTIAKGN, encoded by the coding sequence ATGAAACGAATGCTGATGTCGTTGGGCATAGTCGCGTTTGCTGCATCACTTTATGGCTGCTCTAGCTACGGTGGGTACACACAACCTGCTGGAATTCATCCCCATGGGTGGATTTTCTCAGAAACCACCTCTGGAAGTATTTTGAATGACAATGGGGCCACTCCTTCGAAGACGGGTAGGTCGTGTGGTACGAGCATCCTGGGTATGGTGGGTACGGGTGATACGACCGTCGAAGCGGCTATGAACAACGGCGGCATCAAGAAGGTTGTATACACTGAGCAGTACATCAAGAACATCTTGGGTCTGTACATTGAAGTGTGCACGATCGCCAAGGGGAACTAG
- a CDS encoding outer membrane beta-barrel protein gives MNRQGGARRVVGRLVIAVSAFVGVQLQGPLAPSSADATDTTDVYLSLSLVSGFPDNGGLNVGGRDAAKVTLHDSLGGGLKIGIFPQFTHRVVGIEIEYFGATGRLSALTTGSNGGASSGLTVTSSMTNLVVRKPGGAFHPYIGFGIGYSSGILHGADFPGRSNKDFDSTAAFAYQVIAGLQYHVSGRTFLFSEYKRLTTNFHWSDVSLNYHAHYVLAGIGWSF, from the coding sequence ATGAATCGACAGGGGGGGGCGCGTCGGGTTGTCGGCAGGCTCGTGATTGCTGTCAGTGCCTTCGTGGGAGTGCAGCTTCAGGGGCCGCTGGCACCCTCGTCGGCAGATGCAACGGACACGACGGATGTCTATCTGAGCCTTTCTCTGGTGAGTGGATTTCCCGATAATGGAGGACTGAATGTGGGGGGACGGGACGCCGCGAAAGTCACGCTGCACGATAGCCTGGGCGGCGGGCTGAAGATAGGAATATTCCCCCAATTCACCCATCGGGTCGTGGGAATTGAGATCGAGTACTTTGGGGCGACCGGCAGGCTGTCAGCCCTGACAACCGGAAGTAATGGGGGTGCCAGCTCGGGGCTGACCGTGACGAGCAGCATGACCAATCTCGTTGTGAGAAAGCCGGGAGGCGCCTTCCATCCCTACATTGGATTCGGAATTGGCTACTCTTCCGGGATTCTCCATGGCGCTGACTTCCCGGGGAGATCGAATAAAGATTTCGATTCGACGGCTGCATTTGCCTATCAAGTGATCGCGGGTCTCCAATACCATGTCAGCGGTCGGACGTTTCTGTTTTCCGAGTACAAGCGGCTGACTACCAATTTTCACTGGAGCGATGTGTCCCTCAATTATCACGCACACTACGTGCTTGCGGGGATTGGCTGGAGCTTTTAG